In the genome of Malania oleifera isolate guangnan ecotype guangnan chromosome 5, ASM2987363v1, whole genome shotgun sequence, the window ggttgactttattattaaatatgttttattatatgataagataagtaggtcgttacagaaaGTGGCATGTTGCACCCTCTGCTCATTGGTGCAATGTAAAATAGCCAGAAGCTCTTCAATTTCCTGAACCTAATCTTCAGCCGCAATTGGGTCTGCTTATTCTGCAAATGTCGGCGAACTTATACGGGTGAATTGCTCGATAGTGCAGCCCCGATCTACCTACGGGTGATTCTGTCCTCTAGGTCCCATCAAATTTCCTTCCTAACTTTCCGGACTAAACCTCGCAGCACCGCCAAGGTATCTACATCCTCCTCGCTAGAAGTATCCGCATTATTATTACCTTCGAAGTCTACGCTtttatccttgggatccatcctgaaaataaagCAAAGAATAGTTTCTTAGAATCCTATTTCTGGGACTCGACCAGTATAACAAATTAGGTAAAACTATAGAATTCCCTACATTCTCGTACTAAAATACTTAGACTTCCCTAATGCACTTTTCTCACACAAATAAATCATCTTACCTATAACTCCCCAATCCAAGGGTCAGCCTTACCGCTTagaaacaaaaccgtcgatggtttgccatgatttttatGAGACTGTCACCTCAGGAAAACCACAAAAGACCGTCCATGGAATTTTTTCTCTAGGCTACAAAACAAACCCCAACATTTCAAGTACTCTGATCCACTATCCACCCTATACCTGACCCACTTTACCTTACCTAGGCTACCCCTTTTCTACTCTTACCacaactcattcctatactctggtagtatAATTCCTCTAGAGTTTGCAAAACCTAATAACCTAGGCTTTAATACCACAATTGTAGCGCCCCGAACCTAGTGGGGCCTAGAGTGCTAATATTCCATAAATAACCcaataatgctctgataccacaattgtagcgCTCCGAACCCAGTGGGGTCCAAAGTAATACCATGccataattaattaaacaaataaatagtggaaacaaaatatacttttacaaccatacataccagagtactacctctcaaccTTAATATCAACATCTTCCCAAAAACATATTACAACCCTGAATAACCAAAACAACcagatataaacaaaatattgtCCCAACACTACTCATTGTTAGCTAGCTCGTCTAGGTCCCGCCCTGAAGCTCCTAAACTTAGTTTCCTGAAGGTCCTAAAAAAATTGTATATtttatggggtgagacacttctcagtaagacggaataaactattgtcagtgtgtgactaacaagagttttagtgaaatcaaaTACCTCACTTAATTTACTTTATCTCGAAAATATGATATTTGTAcaacataactcacacctatatagttgaaaatacacatttctttcaaaatataaaaCAGTTCGTTTAAATttctcatttacataaattcacatatatgcatagaagaaatcCCTTTTTGGACAtgcaacatcatcatgtataaaacTCCCATGATCAgattgtgcagtccgaagactggtCTTAGCCCtagctggcctaccaccaggctaagtcaaacctcatgtttgtaagtctgatttgcctacctagcctggtctagactccagggggtaCATAACCCTTCCGTAGCCAAATCGAATTTTCAataccaacacttctatccagaacagtgtggttgcactatctcaaatACTAGTTACAGTATCGTGCTCTTATCATAACTAATTCTCAGGGTTCTTAagccatataatgcaatttaagtaataaaactgtAATAAAATTCTCATTTTCGTATTTCACTATAATTGTCAAATCAAACCCGACactcagccgtcatatcaaacctGACTCTCAGCCATCATACAAAGCCAGCTCTCAGCTGTCATATCAAACTTGGCTCTTAGCtgttatatctcatttcacaaaaTCCACCACATTTCTAATATTTCTATCAAATAgtcaaaatcacatttttacgataataccacaaaaatactcaaattcaattatgcagtaaaatataattaaatctcatgctacacgatttattcaataattataattatataaactactgaAAAACATGTCATTTTATACCCAATATCAGTTTTACCGAAAATACcagtttaattatctccaccatttatttaactcaaaatatgtatttaaaggaaaaacaaAGATAACTAACCgtactcactttaattctttacaaaatacgtataataaatcaaaccaaaaattttAACCAGtcaaatcattcaaaaaatctactacaataatcTAGAAAGCAAGTActttaatttaatcggttcaattttaaaataacaattattataaaatccctaggctcacaaacaccaatttaattaactcataataataataataataataattataataataataataataataatccaaaatccaattttcatatgttagaatattcagaaaaatgaGTATATAATTCctataatctcatattacaatttgatcggttaaattataaaaaaattttacataatttattttccttaccttatctcaggagtggtgcctatgacgcccTAACGACAAAATCACTTTTGTTAAAACGTTGGTAACTGGAAATAGAACGCAGGGGTATTTTTCGTTTTTCGATTGGCGCACTTTTAGCCGAgaaaattgatgagagagagagggaaggtgaggagagagagagagagaggcgagagAGAGACGTACTTGCAGAGGATGatgttttgactttgttttggactgatcacctaggcttagtctagccttcgagttgcacaacccgtgccatgggggaagtaaatgacgttaGTCACAGAGAGTtttcttatatgcatatctgttaatttacgTAAACGAGGTTAATTATTAACATAatcccgagggcttgctgagtaagtgagtgccctggtagttgtaatggtactagagcaaagggaaggAACCTGTATGTGCgtgtaatcttccttatcctcgaaaacttttacttataaataattgtgcaCGTGTGTGTGAGTATGGGTTAAGAACGATTTTATAACTGCGGTTAATTATTTACTGAGTTGATTTATACCGTGGGAAGGAAAAAAGGTATTTTCAACTGTGTAGAATGATTatatatttaaatgttatttttggttaaatgaagaatgAGTCATTTTCTgaatacactaaaattcatgttggTCACGCACTaatattaacttagtctttccttactaagaagtgtctcaccccatcatacaaattatctttttagaAAACACCAGGGATCGTGCTTAGCGGGCTTGAGAGGGGTTGGGTCGGTTTGATAGTTTTTGTACATGGTGTGTATGGAATTAgttggtttttgtattgtataAGGATAATTTGGAGACGTTTGTATATAAAAGTGATTTAGAACTCTAGCAAGGGATGGTGGaaaatatatgatatgatttattttcgttgcattttatatgatgagttggtatcaggtacacagacgtcactaaagtaacacTTCGAGCCTCATGTGGTGGGACAGGGCGTTACATTTATCACCTCTTCCGGAGGATAAATATACGACCTCATCTGGAGGATAACTTTTTCACTTTTTTAGAAGGTCGATTTTAACATTTCTtcgggaggttaaaaatataccatCTTCAAGAGGTAAATATTTACCACCTCTTCTGGAGATTAGATACATAACCTCTTCACGAGATTTATTtcttcgggagattaaatatatagacgagagatttaaatatattgtcTCTTCTGAAGGACTATCTCTTcaggagatttaaatatataacctCCACAAGCGGATGACataaaaaatttcactatctCGGGAAGAAATACAAAATGATTTGGAATCGacccttgtacaaaatatctgcAGTCTTGTACGAGATATCTCTCTTCTTTTTATCTCTACTCTTCTTTCTATACATCCTACTTACTTTAAGCATGTAAGTGTCTATATAAGTATGCAATGTGTGTATACAAATGCGAGCGGTAGGGTGCCATTTCATATGGTAATATGGATAACAAAATATTTATTGAGGTGGAAAAATCAAAATAGTGAAAGATGGGGTgatattcatatttttcataacaaatcTAACTTAATGACAGTTTAACCAATTTTTGactttttattaaaatattgagttGTTCAACAAGTCTGAAACGTCGTCGTTGCTATGGCTGTTTTGTCTACTGTACGCGCCGTAGATATCCACAACCACAGAAAAGGAGGGGAATCAAAATTCTCCACCGCAATGTCGCATCATCTCCTCCTCCAGCTGCCCTTCGACCCCCATCAACGGCCGCTCGCGGTTCATCGCCGCCCTGTATCCACCCCCGCCAACCTCCGCAAAATCTGTCCAAGCATCTTTAGAAGTTCGCCGGCACTGACTCTTTCGTGCTCGACCTCTTTCGGCGCCCTCCGTCCGCGGCCAGTGACCACTCTGAATGTGAGGTGCATGGCGAACCCTAGGAGAGTGAAAATGGTGGCGAAGCAGATACAGAGAGAGCTCTCCGACATGCTCCTCACCGACAAGGTCCTCCAGTACGCAGTCCTCCCCGAAGCCGCTCTCGGCGCCGACCGCTACCTCTCCTCCGTCACCACCATCAGCGACGTCGAAGTATCCGGTGATTTGCAGGTTCGTATCGGTCCTTTTATTGTGCAATTCGTTTTATACGTTTAGAACTTTGTAACGACATGACCGGGTTCGTTAATTTCTTGAGTTCTAATTCCGTAGGGTTCTCTAAATTGAGCTAATTTGTGgattatatatataatgtgaCGTGCATGATTACGCATGTCATTTCTAATCTCCTGATTTTTGTTATAAGCTGCGACAATGACTTAAGTTGAGTGTCTTTTTGTCTCTGTTCAAGATTATATGAGGTTAGAACGAAGATTCTATTGTCTATATTTGCTTGTTGTTTCCTAAAATCTTCATCATTAGACATAAACCAATCTCCAAATGAGGAATTTTGTTGACTCTAGTGCTATTCTGATTCATTTGTATGCTGAAAGTAAGAATATATGAAGCACAAGCTTCTATTATAGTCAGTGTCTTTAATTTGTTATGCTTCTATTGCTACATGATCTTACCTCTTGTATTTTTGTCAGTAGGTTTGTTCTCATGGATTTATGGACTGGAGATTTGGAAATTTTCCTCTATGAATTGTAAATATGAAATTGAATTCAGGCCTAGGAATCCCAAGCAACTAAGTGCACACCATAAAAACTCCAAAATCACAATGGATGGTAACTAACTGCTGCTTTTCTTGATGGCTAAACAAGTCAGATAGAaggataaattttttattttatacatacAATACACACGCAGCAATTTGGATGTCATGGGTTCAAGTCATGGAAACAGCCCATCCATATTCAGGGGTAAGGCTGTCATTTGATGCTTCCTTGATCTTATGTTGGCAAGAGCCTTTCTATACCCACTTGCCCTTTGACAGATGACACATACAACAACAAAGTCTTAAGTAGACTAGATGAGGTTAGTGACGTGAGTCCTTTTTTACCAATTTAAATGATTGTGTGCAATTTCCTCCAATTTAAaggctattaaatctttactcattATTTTATTCCAAGTAATTTAGatttacccctaccccttctattgccttTAACGGTAGCTAGCTTCCTACTCCtggtgcactatttggcctacaTTGATAATGCTCAAACCTGCCCttctttatcttatcttctacaaacTTCATGCCTATCTTCCTACAATTATGTTCAttccataatttatttttaatgttataccactcatccaccttagtaTTCTCATTTTGGCATCATATACTTTTCAGCTATGTTACTTCTTAGTTGCccaatattttaatttatatagcatAGTTGGACTTATAGACGCcgtataaaacttttcttttaattttaaggacaTTTTATGATCATGGAACACGCTAGGAACACTTCCTATTTTAACTACCCTACTTTAGCTCTATGTGTAACATCTTCTTCAATTTGTTCTTGAGCTTACGTTTACATACAAGATATTGAAATCTCGTAGTGCTGTTAATTTCTTGCCCAAtaagttaaaatcatttttccaatattcctctttccatgatttaaattacatttcttatattctattttattccaATTtgtcctaaaacctctagattttAAAGCTTctctatataattataatttgGATTCTACTCCAtttctagtttcatcaatcaagacaagatcatctgcaaacaacatatgcCAAGGAACCTTACTTTGAatactcctagtaagttcatccatcattTGTGAAAAGCAAATAGAAAATGCTTGAAGCAAATCCTTGATATAAACTTGGAAATTTCTTGGACTCTTCATCTGTTGTCCTGATGCTAGTACATATGCCCAACAACATGAGTATGCCTACTACATagtcctcttttttttttttttttctctctctctctctcttaaaaccAACCTTAGAACTTCCCTACATACTTGATCATagacttttttaaaaaattaaaaatcatatgcaagtttGTCTTCTTTTCCCTAATTTTTcctattaatcttcttaaaggATTTGTAGCTTCTATATTTGATCTCTTAGGCataaatcaaattgatttttaaagactttttctaGCCTTAGTGCTTGTTCAATTGccctttcccacagtttcattgtataattcataattttaattccacaatagttgttacaattttgaatttcttcttatttttgtATATGGGCATTAAAGTGCTTTGTTgtgtttggtggctcattt includes:
- the LOC131156421 gene encoding probable ribosome-binding factor A, chloroplastic, with the protein product MSHHLLLQLPFDPHQRPLAVHRRPVSTPANLRKICPSIFRSSPALTLSCSTSFGALRPRPVTTLNVRCMANPRRVKMVAKQIQRELSDMLLTDKVLQYAVLPEAALGADRYLSSVTTISDVEVSGDLQVVKVYVSVFGDDRGKEVAIAGLKSKAKYVRSVLGKRMKLRLTPEIRFIEDESLERGSRVIAILDRIKNKEKIAEGRGQEQYEPSDLPEDETDREDEDPDEGIIYVK